From the Halorubellus sp. JP-L1 genome, one window contains:
- a CDS encoding ABC transporter substrate-binding protein, which produces MSDDNNTSRRNYIKTAGAGVAAVGIAGCTGNDGGGDGDGGDGGDGGDGGDTDTTSGSNGGSAPDEILIGGNHPLSGSLSRAGVAMANGGRLAVKHINDGGVVPGFEDGGIPALDGAELAFEARDNKGEQELGGEVEQELIDAGAKVLTGCYSSPVTLAATQVAERSQIPHVVDVSVADGILQGRDAEYTWRVSPNANRFAENYAEFMPNLARANDKTYDTASIVYLNTAFGQAIRQHLNTYLPENDVEVVMEDAYEFGQSSMDTEATKVKQTDADAFVFVGYAGGGIRMMNSFQNVNYRPSLMTGCSTPTYTSVDAVTEIGRYANGGFGNNYDFNYNLDWTDKIFADYRTEFGEPLEVIHAAMTYTTVVTVANAIEEAGSANVDDINSALGNVSVSDHPAAMGPVTFRDDHENENGMAPMLNVKNIDPQVVWPEEYAETEPVFE; this is translated from the coding sequence ATGAGTGACGATAACAACACTAGCAGACGAAACTACATCAAGACCGCCGGGGCGGGCGTCGCCGCGGTAGGAATCGCTGGCTGTACCGGGAACGATGGCGGCGGTGACGGCGACGGCGGCGACGGCGGCGACGGCGGCGACGGCGGTGACACCGACACCACGTCCGGATCGAACGGCGGATCGGCGCCCGACGAAATCCTCATCGGCGGGAATCATCCGCTGTCCGGCTCCCTCTCACGTGCAGGGGTCGCGATGGCGAACGGTGGCCGTCTCGCCGTCAAGCACATCAACGACGGCGGCGTCGTCCCCGGATTCGAGGACGGCGGCATCCCGGCACTCGACGGCGCCGAACTCGCATTCGAGGCGAGGGACAACAAGGGCGAACAGGAACTCGGCGGCGAAGTCGAACAGGAGCTCATCGACGCCGGCGCGAAAGTCCTCACCGGCTGTTACAGTTCGCCCGTGACCCTGGCCGCGACGCAGGTCGCGGAGCGCTCGCAGATTCCCCACGTCGTCGACGTCTCCGTCGCCGACGGCATCCTCCAGGGCCGAGACGCCGAGTACACGTGGCGGGTCTCACCGAACGCGAACCGGTTCGCGGAGAACTACGCCGAGTTCATGCCGAACCTCGCCCGCGCGAACGACAAGACCTACGACACCGCGTCTATCGTCTACCTCAACACCGCCTTCGGGCAGGCGATCCGCCAGCACCTGAACACCTACCTCCCGGAGAACGACGTCGAGGTCGTGATGGAGGACGCCTACGAGTTCGGCCAGTCCAGCATGGACACCGAGGCGACGAAGGTCAAGCAGACCGACGCCGACGCGTTCGTCTTCGTCGGCTACGCCGGCGGCGGTATCCGGATGATGAACTCGTTCCAGAACGTGAACTACCGGCCGTCCCTCATGACCGGCTGTTCGACGCCGACGTACACGTCGGTCGACGCCGTCACGGAGATCGGGAGGTACGCGAACGGCGGCTTCGGGAACAACTACGACTTCAACTACAACCTCGACTGGACCGACAAGATCTTCGCAGACTACCGGACCGAGTTCGGTGAGCCCCTCGAAGTCATCCACGCGGCGATGACCTACACCACGGTCGTCACCGTCGCGAACGCCATCGAGGAAGCCGGGTCCGCGAACGTCGACGACATCAACAGCGCACTCGGGAACGTGTCCGTGTCCGACCATCCCGCGGCGATGGGGCCGGTCACCTTCCGCGACGACCACGAGAACGAGAACGGGATGGCGCCGATGCTCAACGTCAAGAACATCGACCCCCAGGTCGTCTGGCCCGAGGAGTACGCCGAGACCGAGCCGGTGTTCGAGTAA
- a CDS encoding branched-chain amino acid ABC transporter permease, whose product MLPLVTGSQILEPFRNFWTDLSALDPVLLQLAAFAVLLGGVYALAALGLTMIFGVMDVINFAHGMFLVVGMYTAWLVSSNLGFPDYVGLPIAIIAATALMFAVGWILSVLTIEPIIEAPEENQFIVTLGISFILLAALRLRFSTQSRQINLQFGELQIGGTFIPWAQLAAVGIAVAAIVAVYLFLQYTKRGRAIRATADNRDGAWYMGIDVPRVDHLTFGLGAALAGLAGASIALFSPFSPSAGDVYLVRAFIIVVLGGLGSFPGALVGGLVIGFIEVFGGYYLPGTFGDVVVFALFVGLLYVKPTGLFGTEAER is encoded by the coding sequence ATGCTACCGCTGGTCACTGGCAGCCAGATACTCGAGCCGTTCCGCAACTTCTGGACGGACCTATCGGCGCTCGACCCTGTTCTCTTGCAGCTGGCGGCGTTCGCCGTCCTCCTCGGGGGCGTGTACGCGCTCGCCGCGCTCGGGTTGACGATGATCTTCGGCGTCATGGACGTCATCAACTTCGCGCACGGGATGTTCCTCGTCGTCGGCATGTACACGGCGTGGCTCGTCTCCTCGAACCTCGGCTTCCCGGACTACGTCGGGCTCCCGATAGCGATCATCGCCGCGACGGCGTTGATGTTCGCCGTCGGTTGGATACTGAGCGTCCTCACCATCGAACCGATCATCGAAGCACCCGAGGAGAACCAGTTCATCGTCACCCTCGGGATCTCGTTCATCCTCCTCGCGGCGCTCCGCCTCCGCTTCTCGACCCAGTCCCGCCAGATCAACCTCCAGTTCGGCGAGCTACAGATCGGGGGCACGTTCATCCCGTGGGCCCAGCTGGCCGCCGTCGGCATCGCCGTCGCCGCGATCGTCGCCGTCTACCTGTTCCTCCAGTACACCAAGCGGGGGCGAGCCATCCGCGCCACCGCCGACAACCGCGACGGCGCCTGGTACATGGGTATCGACGTCCCGCGCGTCGACCACCTGACCTTCGGGCTGGGAGCCGCACTCGCCGGGCTGGCGGGCGCTTCCATCGCGCTGTTCTCGCCGTTCAGCCCCTCCGCTGGCGACGTCTACCTCGTCCGGGCGTTCATCATCGTCGTCCTCGGCGGACTGGGGTCGTTCCCGGGCGCCCTCGTCGGCGGGCTCGTCATCGGGTTCATCGAGGTGTTCGGCGGCTACTACCTCCCCGGCACGTTCGGTGACGTCGTCGTGTTCGCGCTGTTCGTCGGTCTCCTCTACGTCAAACCCACCGGGCTGTTCGGCACGGAGGCAGAGCGATGA
- a CDS encoding FAD-dependent oxidoreductase, with translation MFVRRVDPARVDWDHETELAIVGGGGCGLTAAAAASQHGVDVTLFEKADRLGGKARVATGQICGVDTPHQREVGIDDSADAFCEDLVDQQTAESSAKYDLNRDLITTVAGNSGAAMEFLGDVVGAGLTLHRGRFEMPGHRVHRTHYPVRDDGVVPRAGQPLTDRLEGTIRSNGVDVRTGFPMDQLLLDEDTDAVIGVVSKENPDPVPRRQPNHAVRADYVLLACDGFAADRELVTDRFPELAQLDYWGTRENTGDAIRVADELDLALDVPLYDMHGPFSVPDGIYLPNELVKAGSIIVNESAERFMDCGDVPYRVMDMRILEQEHGTGYLILDRAIVDEFLDADLTSHQFGYVLDDGAFDTADSVDELAALYGLDADALRETIADVNGDDPAYGRAYPHELEPTFYAAKIRPMYVKARQGIRVDRRLRCLRADGTPVDNLYAGGNASESLEGGDPNVYIPGMDLMTALTEGYMVGTQVAERTEAVR, from the coding sequence ATGTTCGTCCGACGCGTAGACCCTGCGCGGGTCGACTGGGACCACGAGACCGAACTGGCGATCGTCGGCGGGGGTGGCTGCGGCCTCACCGCCGCCGCCGCGGCCAGCCAGCACGGCGTCGACGTGACGCTGTTCGAGAAGGCCGACCGCCTCGGCGGGAAGGCACGGGTCGCCACCGGCCAGATCTGCGGGGTCGATACCCCACACCAGCGCGAGGTGGGCATCGACGACTCCGCGGACGCCTTCTGCGAGGACCTCGTCGACCAGCAGACCGCGGAATCGAGCGCGAAGTACGACCTGAACCGCGACCTCATCACCACCGTCGCCGGCAACTCGGGGGCCGCGATGGAGTTCCTCGGGGACGTCGTCGGCGCCGGACTCACGCTCCACCGCGGGAGGTTCGAGATGCCCGGTCACCGCGTCCACCGCACCCACTACCCAGTGCGGGACGACGGCGTCGTTCCGCGCGCAGGGCAGCCGCTCACCGACCGCCTCGAAGGGACGATCCGGTCGAACGGCGTCGACGTCCGCACTGGCTTCCCGATGGACCAGCTCCTGCTGGACGAGGACACCGACGCGGTCATCGGCGTCGTCTCGAAGGAGAACCCCGACCCGGTCCCGCGCCGCCAGCCCAATCACGCCGTCCGCGCCGACTACGTCCTCCTCGCATGCGACGGGTTCGCCGCGGACCGCGAACTCGTCACCGACCGGTTCCCCGAGCTCGCCCAGCTCGACTACTGGGGGACCCGCGAGAACACCGGCGACGCCATCCGGGTCGCCGACGAACTCGACCTCGCGCTCGACGTCCCGCTCTACGACATGCACGGCCCGTTCAGCGTGCCCGACGGCATCTATCTCCCGAACGAACTCGTGAAGGCGGGTTCGATCATCGTCAACGAGAGCGCCGAGCGGTTCATGGACTGCGGAGACGTCCCCTACCGAGTCATGGACATGCGCATCCTCGAACAGGAGCACGGGACGGGCTACCTGATCCTCGATCGGGCCATCGTCGACGAGTTCCTCGACGCCGACCTCACCAGTCACCAGTTCGGCTACGTGCTCGACGACGGCGCGTTCGACACCGCCGACTCCGTCGACGAACTCGCCGCACTATACGGTCTCGACGCCGACGCGCTCCGCGAGACCATCGCGGACGTCAACGGCGACGACCCGGCTTACGGCCGGGCGTATCCCCACGAACTCGAACCGACGTTCTACGCCGCGAAGATCCGACCAATGTACGTGAAAGCTCGCCAGGGCATCCGCGTCGACCGCCGGCTCCGCTGTCTCCGCGCCGACGGCACGCCGGTCGACAACCTCTACGCCGGCGGGAACGCCTCGGAGAGTCTCGAGGGAGGCGACCCGAACGTCTACATCCCCGGCATGGACCTGATGACCGCACTCACCGAGGGCTACATGGTCGGTACGCAGGTTGCCGAACGGACGGAGGCGGTTCGATGA
- a CDS encoding MmgE/PrpD family protein, whose amino-acid sequence MTGSSHERAAAAFAAGLAVDDVPEAVRDHARLVLADTVAAMVGGSTDPDLSRFVDDTCGAVPGDASVVGHDTTTSRVYAALANGSVGTVLELDEGHKYAAGHPSIHTLPAALAEAEVADASGDDLLVAFVAGYEVVTRVARACYPLADGYHPHGVWGPVGAAVAVASLRDYDDDTTLQAMRIAANQAQHTLMAAATEGATVRQTFAGMANATGLLAADLAAAGLTGLDDGTGRHLELATADGVDRTELDAALGERWEVTRGYFKRHAACRYTHPTLDALGSLQDANGFDADDVASVRVETYPTAADLDEPRPRNALQAKFSVPFAVATRIVNHTSGKEAFVDDALTDAVIDLADRIAVEATDEMTARLPDERSARVTVTLADGHTLVEEVVTAKGDAERPYTESEIEEKFRELVTPVLGDQRASDLWDACRRGPAAPRALSTHLQP is encoded by the coding sequence ATGACCGGATCCAGCCACGAACGCGCGGCCGCCGCGTTCGCCGCCGGCCTCGCGGTCGACGACGTCCCCGAGGCGGTCCGCGACCACGCCCGTCTCGTCCTCGCGGACACCGTAGCGGCGATGGTCGGCGGGTCCACCGACCCGGACCTCTCCCGGTTCGTCGACGATACCTGCGGGGCGGTCCCCGGCGACGCGTCGGTGGTCGGCCACGACACCACCACCTCCCGAGTGTACGCGGCGCTGGCGAACGGGAGCGTCGGGACCGTCCTGGAACTCGACGAGGGCCACAAGTACGCTGCCGGCCACCCCTCCATCCACACGCTCCCGGCCGCGCTCGCGGAGGCCGAGGTCGCGGACGCGAGCGGCGACGACCTCCTCGTCGCGTTCGTCGCCGGCTACGAGGTGGTCACGCGCGTCGCCCGCGCCTGCTACCCGCTCGCCGACGGCTACCACCCCCACGGCGTCTGGGGACCCGTCGGTGCGGCCGTCGCTGTCGCCAGCCTCCGCGACTACGACGATGACACGACCCTCCAGGCGATGCGGATCGCCGCTAACCAAGCCCAGCACACCTTGATGGCCGCCGCCACCGAGGGTGCGACGGTCCGCCAGACGTTCGCCGGGATGGCCAACGCCACCGGCCTCCTCGCCGCGGACCTCGCAGCCGCGGGCCTCACCGGCCTCGACGACGGAACCGGCCGCCACCTCGAACTCGCCACCGCCGACGGCGTCGACCGCACCGAGCTGGACGCCGCCCTCGGCGAGCGATGGGAGGTCACGCGGGGCTACTTCAAGCGCCACGCCGCCTGCCGCTACACGCACCCGACGCTCGACGCCCTCGGCTCACTCCAGGACGCGAACGGCTTCGACGCCGACGACGTCGCGTCGGTCCGCGTCGAGACCTATCCCACCGCCGCCGACCTCGACGAACCCCGTCCGCGGAACGCGCTACAGGCGAAGTTCTCGGTGCCGTTCGCCGTCGCCACGCGCATCGTCAACCACACGTCGGGGAAGGAGGCGTTCGTCGACGACGCCCTCACCGACGCCGTCATCGACCTCGCGGACCGCATCGCGGTCGAGGCGACCGACGAGATGACCGCTCGCCTCCCCGACGAACGAAGCGCTCGCGTCACCGTTACGCTCGCCGACGGCCACACGCTCGTCGAGGAAGTCGTCACCGCGAAAGGCGACGCCGAACGACCGTATACCGAGTCCGAGATCGAGGAGAAGTTCCGTGAACTCGTCACGCCCGTCCTCGGCGACCAGCGAGCGTCCGACCTGTGGGACGCCTGTCGCCGCGGCCCCGCAGCGCCCCGCGCACTCTCAACGCACCTCCAGCCCTGA